Proteins encoded together in one Phyllostomus discolor isolate MPI-MPIP mPhyDis1 chromosome 6, mPhyDis1.pri.v3, whole genome shotgun sequence window:
- the LOC114490403 gene encoding mas-related G-protein coupled receptor member F, translating to MAGNCSWDGAPGDRNKMCPGGSEAPELYSRGFLTMEQIAAPPPPAVVNYIFLLLCLCGLVGNGLVLWFFGFSIKRSPFSVYFLHLAGADAGYLFSKAVLAILNTGGFLSTFAEYVRAVSRLLGLCTFVAGVSLLPAISAERCLSVVFPAWYWRQRPKRLSAVVCALLWTLSLLVTSIHNYCCVFLGRQAAGGACRHMDVFLGVLLFLVFCPLMVLPCLALILHVECRARRRQRSAKLNHVILAVVSVFLVSSIYLGIDWFLFWVFQIPAPFPEYVTDLCICIHCSAKPVVYFLAGRDKSQRLWEPLRVVFQRALRDGAELGEVGGGTPNTVGMEMQGSPGNAS from the exons ATGGCCGGAAACTGCTCCTGGGACGGCGCCCCCGGCGACCGGAACAAG ATGTGTCCGGGCGGGAGCGAGGCCCCGGAGCTGTACAGCCGTGGCTTCCTGACCATGGAGCAGAtcgccgcgccgccgccgccggccgtCGTGAACTACATCTTCCTGCTCCTCTGCCTGTGCGGGCTCGTGGGCAACGGGCTGGTGCTCtggttcttcggcttctccatcaAGCGGAGCCCCTTCTCCGTCTACTTCCTGCACCTGGCCGGCGCCGACGCGGGCTACCTCTTTAGCAAGGCCGTGCTCGCCATCCTCAACACGGGGGGCTTCCTGAGCACCTTTGCCGAATACGTCCGCGCCGTGTCCCGGCTCCTGGGGCTCTGCACATTCGTCGCCGGCGTGAGCCTCCTGCCGGCCATCAGCGCGGAGCGCTGCCTGTCCGTCGTCTTTCCCGCCTGGTACTGGCGCCAGCGGCCCAAGCGCCTGTCGGCCGTGGTGTGCGCCCTGCTCTGGACCCTGTCGCTCCTGGTCACCAGCATCCACAACTACTGCTGCGTGTTCCTGGGCCGCCAGGCCGCGGGGGGCGCCTGCCGGCACATGGACGTCTTCCTGGGCGTGCTGCTCTTCCTGGTCTTCTGCCCGCTCATGGTGCTGCCCTGCCTGGCGCTCATCCTGCACGTGGAGTGCCGCGCGCGGCGGCGCCAGCGCTCCGCCAAGCTCAACCACGTCATCCTGGCCGTGGTCTCGGTTTTCCTCGTGTCCTCCATCTACCTGGGGATCGACTGGTTCCTCTTCTGGGTCTTCCAgatccccgcccccttccccgaGTACGTCACCGACCTGTGCATCTGCATCCACTGCAGCGCCAAGCCCGTGGTCTACTTCCTGGCGGGGAGGGACAAGTCGCAGCGGCTCTGGGAGCCCCTCAGGGTGGTCTTCCAACGGGCCCTGCGGGACGGCGCCGAGCTGGGGGAGGTCGGGGGCGGCACGCCCAACACGGTCGGCATGGAGATGCAGGGCTCCCCTGGGAACGCCTCCTGA